Proteins from a genomic interval of Bifidobacterium longum subsp. infantis ATCC 15697 = JCM 1222 = DSM 20088:
- a CDS encoding ABC transporter ATP-binding protein — translation MFISINHLTKDFLRKPRALDDVTCDLPHGMVGLIGPNGAGKTTLMRILAGIIRPTSGQVLMDGHDLKDERTRRALKRTLGYLPQDIEPYPQLTPLEFLDYVGVLKGIDDTRKRMRQAHELIERVGLTDVADRRIGGFSGGMRRRVGIAQALMADPRLIIVDEPTAGLDPEERMRFRTLLAGLGGDRTVILSTHILDDIAQTCPYVFVLRQGRIRYDGPTEHLTEHATGRVWLTQPSNTPPPAGMIVANAVTTARGVRYRVITDTPPADAHPMDPTLEDGYMVLIEEHPDQH, via the coding sequence ATGTTCATCTCCATCAACCACCTGACCAAGGACTTCCTGAGGAAGCCCCGCGCGCTGGACGACGTGACCTGCGACCTGCCGCACGGCATGGTCGGTCTGATCGGGCCGAACGGCGCAGGCAAGACCACGCTCATGCGCATCCTCGCCGGCATCATCCGCCCCACATCGGGCCAGGTACTCATGGACGGCCACGATCTGAAGGACGAGAGGACCCGCCGTGCGCTCAAACGCACGCTCGGCTACCTGCCGCAGGACATCGAACCCTACCCGCAGCTCACCCCGCTCGAATTCCTCGACTACGTGGGCGTCCTCAAAGGCATCGACGACACGCGAAAGCGCATGCGCCAGGCGCACGAGCTCATCGAACGGGTCGGGCTCACGGACGTGGCCGACCGGCGCATCGGCGGCTTCTCCGGAGGCATGCGCCGCCGCGTCGGCATCGCCCAGGCCCTCATGGCGGATCCCCGGCTCATCATCGTGGACGAACCCACCGCCGGACTCGACCCCGAGGAACGCATGCGTTTCCGCACGCTGCTCGCCGGCCTCGGCGGCGACCGCACCGTGATCCTGTCCACCCACATCCTCGACGACATCGCCCAGACCTGCCCATACGTGTTCGTCCTGCGCCAAGGCCGCATCCGCTACGACGGGCCGACCGAACACCTCACCGAACACGCCACGGGCCGTGTCTGGCTCACCCAGCCATCCAACACCCCGCCACCGGCCGGCATGATCGTCGCCAACGCCGTCACCACCGCACGCGGCGTACGCTACCGCGTCATCACCGACACCCCGCCCGCCGACGCGCATCCCATGGACCCCACATTGGAGGACGGCTACATGGTCCTCATCGAGGAACACCCCGACCAGCATTGA
- a CDS encoding ABC transporter permease: MIRMIAKDLRINPLRTSLTALSMFIGIIALIAGVLDGTLGRDYLEAVNARLGGKSPTYSAIVDVPSSVNIQVVTALQERLAHFRPGIASAQYHLNDLAIWASSGDGNTEIRRVTIIITDAERTRIMPAPIIEGTWLTGADEPATLETAVNESARQYVHDGTVALARTGNPQQVPARVNGVIADGTDTPTIYVNATTLQRYWPQAWELDGLTILVHPNEGVDDQHAKTVLDDLLSDVGTGSISSWNRSDNADDYEQVIGFLQLGVTVTAILLLSVSAIGMINIGLAGIEQRSHELLIRRALGATRAGIAIQVIGSSVLLGLIIAFAAVLISAVLVWAIPWMMPADSPLEPPAYPYTAAMIAACASIVTSLVGSLAPAIKAIRLQPALALR; the protein is encoded by the coding sequence GTGATCCGCATGATCGCCAAGGATCTGCGCATCAACCCGTTGCGTACCAGCCTCACCGCCCTGTCGATGTTCATCGGCATCATCGCCCTCATCGCCGGCGTTCTCGACGGCACGCTCGGACGCGACTATCTGGAAGCGGTCAACGCGCGACTGGGAGGCAAGTCACCCACCTATAGCGCCATCGTCGACGTGCCATCATCGGTGAACATACAAGTCGTCACGGCTTTGCAGGAACGCCTCGCGCATTTCCGTCCGGGAATCGCATCGGCGCAATATCACCTCAACGACCTCGCCATATGGGCGTCGTCCGGTGACGGCAACACGGAGATACGCCGCGTCACCATCATCATCACCGACGCCGAACGGACAAGAATCATGCCCGCCCCCATCATCGAGGGTACATGGCTGACCGGAGCGGACGAACCCGCCACGCTGGAAACCGCAGTCAACGAAAGCGCCCGCCAATACGTGCATGATGGCACCGTGGCACTCGCCCGGACAGGAAATCCGCAACAGGTGCCGGCACGGGTGAACGGTGTCATCGCCGACGGGACGGACACACCCACCATCTACGTCAACGCGACCACACTGCAACGCTACTGGCCGCAAGCCTGGGAACTGGATGGGCTGACCATCCTCGTCCATCCCAATGAAGGCGTGGACGATCAACACGCCAAAACCGTGTTGGACGATCTGTTGTCCGACGTCGGGACCGGCAGCATATCGTCATGGAACCGTTCCGACAACGCCGATGATTACGAGCAGGTCATCGGTTTTCTCCAACTCGGCGTCACCGTCACCGCGATATTACTGTTGTCGGTATCCGCCATCGGCATGATCAACATCGGATTGGCCGGCATCGAGCAACGCTCGCACGAGCTGCTCATCCGCCGCGCACTGGGCGCGACCAGAGCCGGCATAGCCATACAGGTCATCGGCTCGTCCGTGCTGCTCGGCCTCATCATCGCCTTCGCCGCGGTGCTCATCTCCGCGGTGCTGGTCTGGGCAATTCCGTGGATGATGCCCGCCGACTCGCCGCTGGAACCGCCCGCATACCCATATACGGCGGCGATGATTGCGGCCTGTGCGTCCATCGTCACCTCGCTTGTCGGCTCTCTTGCCCCGGCCATCAAAGCCATACGGCTGCAACCCGCGCTGGCGTTGCGATGA
- a CDS encoding histidine kinase, with translation MLGAAPVWAACLLFAVSGYALLWLFSPLTTIMIAALTSIAVLSFVKPRLGAASALAALAALAANNMQNNLTSSNIVGMIIMCLCPLSLGFSLNLLFAQRQATATLRQQLDREHTARHLHDTISNDLAYMILRIDQASRSDCPADREQYQRQLTDLRAIAETALDHTHQVIRQLERTDKPDDRSRIVKTNNDDKTDRKIEQQRERLDGIIQSQRRRLGGLGFQGDDILGTFDHPLADDILDLLEGLLNELYANIAKHAAPHEWYAVTISFDRRHVIISASDVLKDEAVRLGLGSGLKRYRTVIESMSGTFDITDDSDNWNANITIPLSVTRR, from the coding sequence ATGCTCGGAGCGGCACCGGTATGGGCCGCCTGTCTGCTGTTCGCGGTCTCAGGATACGCGTTGCTGTGGCTGTTCTCGCCGTTGACGACCATCATGATCGCCGCACTGACCTCCATAGCGGTCCTCTCGTTCGTCAAACCCCGCCTTGGAGCCGCTTCCGCACTGGCGGCCCTCGCCGCCCTCGCCGCGAACAACATGCAGAACAACCTCACCTCGTCGAACATCGTAGGCATGATCATCATGTGCCTATGCCCATTGTCGCTGGGGTTCAGTCTCAACCTGCTGTTCGCCCAACGGCAGGCGACCGCGACACTCAGGCAACAACTCGACCGCGAACACACGGCGCGTCACCTGCACGACACCATCAGCAACGACCTCGCCTACATGATCCTGCGCATCGACCAGGCAAGCCGCAGTGATTGCCCCGCCGATCGGGAGCAATATCAGCGCCAACTCACCGATCTGCGCGCCATCGCCGAAACGGCGCTCGACCACACCCACCAGGTGATACGACAACTTGAACGCACCGACAAACCAGACGATCGCAGCCGCATCGTCAAAACAAATAACGACGACAAAACCGACAGGAAAATCGAACAGCAGCGTGAACGGCTTGACGGCATCATTCAATCGCAACGACGTCGCCTTGGCGGCCTCGGATTCCAAGGTGACGACATCCTCGGGACGTTCGACCATCCACTGGCGGACGACATCCTCGACCTTCTCGAAGGACTGCTCAACGAACTGTACGCGAACATCGCCAAGCACGCCGCCCCGCACGAATGGTACGCCGTCACGATCTCCTTCGACCGGCGGCACGTCATCATTTCGGCAAGCGACGTACTAAAGGACGAAGCGGTACGGCTCGGACTCGGCAGCGGCCTCAAGAGATACCGAACCGTTATCGAATCCATGTCCGGGACGTTCGACATCACCGATGATTCCGACAACTGGAACGCGAACATCACCATTCCATTGTCTGTAACACGCCGGTAA
- a CDS encoding response regulator transcription factor, with translation MRGTGEPVPGTGFPTAREANRKLNEGHATEGRLPENDKPSLSSRERDVLRLYAHGSSTDEIAALLNVSKGSVFTYVNRACRKLHAADRKEALAICARYDLL, from the coding sequence ATGCGCGGCACAGGGGAGCCCGTCCCCGGCACCGGATTCCCCACCGCACGGGAAGCCAATCGCAAACTCAACGAAGGACACGCGACCGAGGGCCGGCTGCCGGAAAACGACAAGCCATCGCTGTCCTCCAGGGAACGGGACGTACTGCGCCTCTACGCGCATGGATCATCCACCGACGAGATAGCCGCGCTCCTGAATGTCAGCAAGGGCAGCGTCTTCACCTACGTCAACAGGGCATGCCGCAAGCTCCATGCCGCCGACCGCAAGGAGGCCCTCGCCATATGCGCCCGATACGATCTGCTCTGA
- a CDS encoding type II toxin-antitoxin system RelB/DinJ family antitoxin, which produces MSMASVTVRVDADTKQKAANIAEDLGLDLSSVTRAFYKQIVRERRIPLNLSYTTVPPETMEALDEAKNRLADGKPRFNSADEMFDSLVI; this is translated from the coding sequence GTGAGCATGGCATCCGTCACAGTCCGCGTGGATGCGGACACCAAGCAGAAAGCCGCAAACATTGCCGAGGATCTCGGTCTGGACTTGTCTTCGGTCACCCGCGCCTTCTACAAGCAGATTGTCCGGGAGAGGCGCATTCCCCTAAACCTTTCCTATACGACCGTGCCGCCTGAAACCATGGAGGCCCTTGACGAGGCGAAGAACAGGCTCGCCGACGGCAAACCTCGTTTCAACAGTGCCGATGAGATGTTCGATTCGTTGGTAATCTGA
- a CDS encoding RNA polymerase sigma factor has protein sequence MTSPGGAVMRDEDLLARVASGDERAFETLYGRHAAAVRALVRVRVPDAGTAEEVCADVWLGCWRSARAFRGDAKVLSWLLGIAKRQIYMRVRRVRPNVTALDDAPEPRDDGPSPETAVLSEAGVDDLMALLRRLPVELVETATLAWLHGLSYRQIADLSDVPEGTVKSRISRARRLLRAQLDR, from the coding sequence ATGACCTCGCCCGGTGGGGCGGTGATGCGCGACGAGGATCTGCTCGCGCGGGTCGCCTCCGGGGACGAACGCGCCTTCGAGACCCTGTATGGGCGTCACGCTGCGGCGGTGCGGGCGCTCGTGCGCGTGCGCGTGCCGGATGCCGGCACGGCCGAGGAGGTGTGCGCCGACGTCTGGCTGGGCTGCTGGCGGTCGGCGAGGGCGTTCCGTGGTGATGCGAAGGTGCTGTCCTGGCTGCTGGGCATCGCGAAACGGCAGATCTACATGCGCGTGCGGCGCGTACGCCCGAATGTGACCGCGTTGGACGATGCGCCCGAACCGCGTGACGATGGACCGAGTCCGGAGACGGCCGTGCTGTCCGAAGCGGGCGTGGATGATCTGATGGCGTTGTTGCGCCGGCTGCCCGTCGAACTGGTGGAGACGGCCACGTTGGCGTGGCTGCACGGCCTGTCGTACCGGCAGATCGCCGATTTGTCGGACGTGCCGGAAGGCACGGTCAAATCCCGTATCTCGCGTGCGCGCCGTCTGCTGCGCGCGCAACTCGACCGCTAA
- a CDS encoding superoxide dismutase, with translation MTNTTHAIQTITATGLAAIMALGLTACMDGIEHPENYPTNGSKKITATSNPQDISADQLGHTWPLTVDHGTVSCTHNSKGDPVMRFTAPDGTQYALNQTSDNKDLPDINQLLADGKSTGTLTSFAFTVCDVK, from the coding sequence ATGACCAACACGACACACGCCATCCAAACCATCACCGCCACCGGCCTCGCCGCCATCATGGCCCTGGGACTGACCGCCTGCATGGACGGCATCGAACACCCCGAAAACTACCCTACCAACGGCAGCAAGAAAATCACCGCGACCAGCAACCCACAGGACATCAGCGCCGACCAACTCGGCCACACATGGCCCCTCACCGTCGACCACGGCACCGTCAGCTGCACGCACAACAGCAAAGGCGATCCCGTCATGCGCTTCACCGCGCCCGACGGCACCCAATACGCCCTCAACCAGACCAGCGACAACAAGGACCTGCCCGACATCAATCAGCTCCTCGCCGACGGCAAATCCACCGGCACCCTCACCAGCTTCGCCTTCACCGTCTGCGACGTGAAATAA
- a CDS encoding type II toxin-antitoxin system RelE/ParE family toxin produces the protein MLKPDYTAAFQRDIKKLKRKHTDLRPLKEVIRLVLEDTADSKEVLRRRHRAHTLTGDLNGVLECHIGNAGDWLLLWIRDDGTAMFMRTGSHDELLGK, from the coding sequence ATGCTCAAACCGGATTACACAGCGGCATTCCAGCGAGATATCAAGAAACTCAAACGCAAGCACACTGATTTACGCCCGCTGAAAGAAGTCATTCGTCTGGTTCTTGAGGACACGGCGGACTCCAAGGAAGTATTGAGGCGTAGGCATCGCGCCCACACACTTACCGGTGATTTAAACGGCGTATTGGAATGCCACATCGGCAATGCCGGCGACTGGCTGCTTCTATGGATTCGCGATGATGGTACCGCCATGTTCATGCGAACCGGCAGCCATGACGAACTGTTGGGCAAATAG
- a CDS encoding ABC transporter ATP-binding protein, producing MSTLIRLEHLSAEVRLPDGERLTTVDDVSASFERGTSTAIIGKSGSGKTSLASIVGLLNNDYDGTLSYDGRDCAAWNDADRARFRCRHVGFVFQNYSLIPHLSAWENVALPLQYRGGIPLRVIRRRASRMLHTVGLGSRTVCSMPSRLSGGEQQRVAIARALVGDPDLLICDEPTGALDTETGDMVADILFRHVRELGVTLILVTHDPQLAARCERRLTIDRGRLS from the coding sequence ATGAGCACACTCATCCGGTTGGAACATCTGAGCGCCGAAGTCCGGCTGCCCGACGGCGAACGCCTGACGACGGTGGACGATGTCAGCGCATCGTTCGAGAGGGGAACGTCCACCGCCATCATCGGGAAATCAGGATCCGGCAAAACCAGTCTCGCCTCCATCGTCGGGCTGCTCAACAACGACTATGACGGAACGCTCTCCTATGACGGGCGGGACTGCGCCGCGTGGAACGACGCCGACCGGGCGCGCTTCCGCTGCCGGCATGTCGGCTTCGTGTTCCAGAACTACTCCCTCATACCGCATCTGAGCGCATGGGAGAACGTGGCACTCCCATTGCAATACCGGGGAGGTATCCCCCTGCGGGTCATCAGAAGACGAGCCTCGCGCATGCTGCACACCGTCGGGCTCGGGAGCCGGACGGTGTGCAGCATGCCGTCGCGCCTGTCGGGAGGCGAACAGCAGCGCGTGGCCATCGCCCGAGCGCTGGTGGGCGATCCCGATCTGCTGATCTGCGACGAGCCAACCGGCGCGCTCGACACCGAAACCGGCGACATGGTCGCCGACATACTGTTCCGACATGTTCGTGAACTCGGGGTCACACTCATCCTCGTCACGCACGACCCGCAGCTCGCCGCCCGATGCGAACGCCGACTGACGATCGACAGGGGGCGACTGTCGTGA
- a CDS encoding EamA family transporter — translation MGKLRAPRSARGRVMAAAGMVMVGSLGIQTSSSLSASLFGALGPIPVSSMRMLVAAIVILALTRPKLAGRSKGEWLGIVIYGLAMAAMNVCLYSAIDRIPMGVAVTLEFLGPCVVALAGSHHWREGLCAVVALVGVGLISFTPGGYFNPAGYLFALGSAVCFGLYTLFADRVGKAGTGLDGLALSVTVAALATSPVSITRAPHVSAAQWGVIAASAVLGVAIPYTMDTLSGRITSARVVGTLFSIDPAMSVIIAALILRQTITAVAVIGVIVVSLAGALLVWSSGGDAVNG, via the coding sequence TTGGGCAAGCTTCGGGCGCCGCGTTCGGCGCGTGGCCGTGTGATGGCGGCGGCCGGCATGGTGATGGTGGGGTCGTTGGGTATCCAGACGTCGTCGTCCCTGTCGGCGTCGTTGTTCGGCGCGTTGGGACCAATTCCGGTCAGTTCGATGCGCATGCTGGTCGCCGCGATCGTCATTCTCGCACTCACCCGCCCGAAACTGGCTGGCCGGTCGAAAGGCGAATGGCTGGGCATCGTAATCTACGGGCTTGCGATGGCGGCGATGAACGTCTGCCTGTACTCGGCCATCGACCGCATTCCGATGGGCGTGGCCGTCACCCTGGAATTCCTCGGACCCTGCGTGGTCGCCCTGGCCGGTTCGCATCACTGGCGCGAGGGCCTGTGCGCGGTGGTCGCGCTGGTGGGTGTGGGCTTGATCTCGTTTACGCCGGGCGGCTACTTCAATCCGGCCGGCTACCTGTTCGCGCTGGGCTCGGCCGTGTGCTTCGGCCTGTACACGCTCTTCGCCGACCGGGTCGGCAAGGCAGGCACCGGGCTCGACGGGCTCGCCCTGTCGGTCACGGTTGCGGCGCTGGCCACTTCGCCGGTATCCATCACTCGCGCGCCGCATGTGTCGGCCGCCCAGTGGGGCGTCATCGCAGCCTCGGCGGTGCTGGGAGTTGCGATTCCCTACACGATGGACACGTTGTCCGGGCGTATCACGTCGGCGCGCGTGGTCGGCACGCTGTTCTCCATCGACCCCGCCATGAGCGTGATTATCGCCGCGCTGATATTGCGACAGACCATCACCGCGGTGGCCGTGATCGGCGTCATCGTCGTCTCCCTCGCGGGTGCCCTGCTGGTGTGGTCATCCGGCGGCGATGCCGTAAACGGATGA